Below is a genomic region from Burkholderia pseudomultivorans.
ATCGCGAAAGACCGCAGCCGGCTGCGCGCCGCTGACGACCGCCTGCCCGATGCGCGTCGACGGCACCGACGCGACGCCTTCGCTCACCGTGCCCGCTTCGAGCTCGACCACCGCGTCGAGCCCTGCGTCGGACGCGAGGAACGCACGCACCGCGTCGCCCGGCAGACCGGCGCCGGTCGCGATCTCGACCAGCACGTCCGCGTCGCCGATATCTCGGCCATCGCGAAAATATGCGGCGAACAGCGCATCGACGAGCGCGACCGCGCTGCCGCGTTGCTGCGCGAACCAGACGAGCCGGTGTGCCAGCCGCGTATTCGGCGTACGCGCGATCCGCGCATGATCGAACACGAGGCCCGCCGCCCGTCCGGCTTCGGCCACATGCGCGTCGAGTCCCTGCGAGCGCGCCCAGCTGCCGAACTTCGCGCTCCGGTATGCCTTGCGGTCCATCCCGCCGGCCGGCATCGACGGATTCAGTTCGAACGGCACGAACCGGACGTTCACGCTGCCGGTCAGGCCGACTTCATCGATCGCCTGCGCGAGCCGGTGCCCGGCAATCCAGCACCACGGGCAGATGAGATCGTGGATCACCGTTACTTCGATAGGCTTCATGGCTGCCTCCTGTACATGGCTACATTGCAGTCTCGAAGATAGCGCCGGTGCGCCGGCGATAGAATGCGAACGGCACGCAACGCATCGTTGCGGCACGCACAAAGGCGATCACATGGACAAATTCTCCGCGCTGCGCGCATTCGTGGAAGTAGCGGAAGCCGGCGGCTTCTCGAGCGCGGGGCGGCGTCTCGAACTCGCGGCGTCGTCGGTGGTGCGCGCGGTCGATGCGCTCGAGGCGTCGCTCGGCACCGTGCTGCTGAACCGCACGACGCGGCAGGTCACGCTGTCCGACGCGGGCGCCGTGTACTACGCACGCGCGAAGCAACTGCTGGAGGAACTCGCGGAAGCCGACGCGCTGGTCGCCGATCGCGGCGACGAGCCGTCCGGGCCGCTGCGTGTGTCGGTGCCGGTGGCCTACGGCGTGCGCCGCATCGCACCGCACGTCGCGGCCTTCCTCGCGCGCTATCCGAAGCTCGACCTCGACCTGCAGCTCACCGACGAGCGCGTCGATCTCGTGACCGGCCGGATCGACGTCGCGATCCGGCTCGGCGAAGCGGCGCCGTCCGCGGAAGTCGTCGCGCGGCCGCTCGGCGCGTTCCATCGCTATGTCGTCGCCAGCCACGACTACCTCGACGCGCGCGGCACGCCCGCGACGCCGGGCGAACTGGTCGATCACGAATGCCTGCGCTTTCACTTCGGCGGCGATCAGCAGGCGTGGGCCTTTGCCGATGCGCACGGCACGACCAGGGTACTGGTCACCGGACGCCTGAAATCGAACCACAGCGAAGTGCTGCGCGAGGCCGTGCTCGATAGCGCCGGCATTGCGCTGCTGCCCGACTGGCTCGTCGATGCCGACGTCCAGTCGGGCCGCCTGCGCAGGCTGTTCGAACAGTACGACGTCACGCCGGATACGGCCCGCTCGGTCGTCACCGCGCTGTACCTGCCGAACCAGCGCGGCTCGAAGCGCGTCGCGGCGTTCATCGATTTCGTCGAGACGCTGGCGCGCGCGCAACACTGAGCCGCGCGGCGCGACGCGCTACCAGCCGAACTTCGCTTCCATGCCGACATAGTCGGCGTTGCGCGCCCCAAGCGCGCGAATCGAGTCGGCGATCTGGAAGTGCACGGCCTCGACGGCCAGCGCCACGTTCTGATTGACGAGCCAGTCCACGCGCGCCTGCGCATACATGCCCGTCCACGCACCGCCCTTGCCGGCCGTGCCGGGCACCGCCGACATCCCCTGCCCGTAGATTGCGTCGGCCGTCGTCTCGCGCCACTGAAAACCGAGCGCCGTCAGCACCGTCACGCTGGAGGACGGCTTGAACGTCAGCGAAGGCTTCACGTGAATCAGGTTGCTGTAGCCTGTGTAGCCGGCGAGCGTGAAGTAATAGCCGTTCGGAAACAGCGGATTGAAGGTGCCCATGCGCCCGTCGCCCGGATGCCTGTCGCCCGAGGCACCGTCGACCTGGATGCCGATGCGCGGCGTGCCGGGCGTCTTCGCGAAGGTATAGCCGCCGAGCGCGCCGAACGCCCATGCGCCGATCGTGTCCTGGCCGATATGACCGGTCTGCAGCATTGCCTCGACGTCCCAGTCGAGCCGGCCGGATTTGCCCGCGTAGCGCAGGTCGAAGACGTCGCGCCGCTCGGTGCCGGCGCCGGAGAGATAGCGCGCGTTGTCGCGCGTATAGCGCGACCAGTAGCCCGACAGGTCGCCGGGGCCCGTACCGTTGCGCTCGATGCGCACGCCGTCGAATCGCAGGTGCCGGTTCGACACGTCGTCGAATACCGCGTCGTCGCGATACTGCACGGGGCGCGTCACATAGCCGATCAGCCGCCACTTGCCGATCTCGTAATCGGCCCACAGCGCGTCGAACGCCTGGCGCACGTTCGGGCCGTCCCGCACCGACACGAACCGCTGCAAGTCGAACGCCATCTCCTGTCGGCCGATGCGCGTCTTGAACACGCCGCCGCCCAACTGGTCGACATAGGCGACGAACGCCTGCTCGATATCGAGCTGATCCTTGTCGACGGCCCCGACCGTATCCTTGCCGAACGGCCGCGCATCGACGAACTGCACGAAGGCCTGGAAATGCCCGGCGTAACGCAGATCCGCATGCACCGTCGCGCGCTGGATCACGTAGTTGTCGTCATGCGCGGCGCCGAGCCCGAACAGCGGTGCGTTGTTCAGTTCGAAGCGCTCGCGCAGGTTCGCGCCGAGCGACAGGTAGGTCGACGGATCGGCGCCCAGCGGAATGTACTTCAGCCCGTCAAGCGGCTCGCGCGGCACGCACGGGTTC
It encodes:
- a CDS encoding DsbA family oxidoreductase encodes the protein MKPIEVTVIHDLICPWCWIAGHRLAQAIDEVGLTGSVNVRFVPFELNPSMPAGGMDRKAYRSAKFGSWARSQGLDAHVAEAGRAAGLVFDHARIARTPNTRLAHRLVWFAQQRGSAVALVDALFAAYFRDGRDIGDADVLVEIATGAGLPGDAVRAFLASDAGLDAVVELEAGTVSEGVASVPSTRIGQAVVSGAQPAAVFRDALIAAQRVHDAAA
- a CDS encoding LysR family transcriptional regulator translates to MDKFSALRAFVEVAEAGGFSSAGRRLELAASSVVRAVDALEASLGTVLLNRTTRQVTLSDAGAVYYARAKQLLEELAEADALVADRGDEPSGPLRVSVPVAYGVRRIAPHVAAFLARYPKLDLDLQLTDERVDLVTGRIDVAIRLGEAAPSAEVVARPLGAFHRYVVASHDYLDARGTPATPGELVDHECLRFHFGGDQQAWAFADAHGTTRVLVTGRLKSNHSEVLREAVLDSAGIALLPDWLVDADVQSGRLRRLFEQYDVTPDTARSVVTALYLPNQRGSKRVAAFIDFVETLARAQH
- a CDS encoding alginate export family protein, which translates into the protein MARGSIGRAWRSVLPAAVLAGGVATCAGTAAAAEVAATPGGTTCTAKRPTVLFNRWQEDWSVLANPCVPREPLDGLKYIPLGADPSTYLSLGANLRERFELNNAPLFGLGAAHDDNYVIQRATVHADLRYAGHFQAFVQFVDARPFGKDTVGAVDKDQLDIEQAFVAYVDQLGGGVFKTRIGRQEMAFDLQRFVSVRDGPNVRQAFDALWADYEIGKWRLIGYVTRPVQYRDDAVFDDVSNRHLRFDGVRIERNGTGPGDLSGYWSRYTRDNARYLSGAGTERRDVFDLRYAGKSGRLDWDVEAMLQTGHIGQDTIGAWAFGALGGYTFAKTPGTPRIGIQVDGASGDRHPGDGRMGTFNPLFPNGYYFTLAGYTGYSNLIHVKPSLTFKPSSSVTVLTALGFQWRETTADAIYGQGMSAVPGTAGKGGAWTGMYAQARVDWLVNQNVALAVEAVHFQIADSIRALGARNADYVGMEAKFGW